Below is a window of Pseudomonas sp. B21-040 DNA.
GCACCGCCACTTGGATCCGGCTCTTTTCGTAGTTAACCTCTTCAACCGTGCCGGTAAAATCGGCAAACGGCCCGTCATTGACACGTACTGACTCACCCGGCTCGAACAACGTCTTCGGCTTCGGCTTGTCGCTACCATCAGCAACACGACGCAGAATTGCTTCTGCCTCTTTATCTGTAATCGGTGCAGGCTTGTCAGCAGTACCGCCAATGAAGCCCATCACCCGAGGAGTGTCCTTGACCAAGTGCCAAGTACCCTCATTCATATCCATCTGCACCAGCACATAGCCAGGGAAGAACTTGCGTTCGCTTTTGCGCTTCTGGCCATTACGCATTTCAACCACTTCTTCAGTGGGAACCAGAATTTCGCCGAAGCCATCTTCCATGCCAGCCAGCTTTACGCGCTCGACCAAAGAGCGCATGACATGCTTCTCGTAACCGGAGTAAGCATGCACAACGTACCAACGCTTAGCCACGGGACACCCTTAGCCGACAATCAAGGAAACAAGCCAGCCGAGCAGGGAATCGAGCCCCCACAACAGCAACGCCATAACCAGTACAACAGCCACAACTATCAGCGTGGTCTGCGTGGTTTCTTGGCGAGTTGGCCATACGACTTTACGAATCTCGGTGCGAGCTTCCTTAACCAGTACAAAGAAAGACTTGCCCTTCACCGTCTGCAGGCCTACAAAGGCAGCTACAGCAGCAATGACAAGCAATGCGAGTACGCGGTACAGGATCGGCGAAGCAGAGTAATACTGATTGCCAACAACGCCAACAACCACCAAGGCGACTACTACAAGCCACTTAAGTAGATCGAAGCGAGAGCCTTGAGCTTCAGCTTTAGGAGTCATCTATGAAGATCCTGTGAAAAGAAAGCCAGATACACCAAGTGAATCTGGCAGGTCAGGAGGGAATCGAACCCCCAACCTACGGTTTTGGAGACCGTCGCTCTGCCAATTGAGCTACTGACCTAAAACAAAATCAGGCCGACCATTATGCCGGCCCGAAAAAGACATTACAACAATTTACTCGATGATTTTGGCTACGACGCCAGCGCCGACGGTACGACCGCCTTCACGGATAGCGAAACGCAGACCATCTTCCATCGCAATGGTTTTGATCAGGGTAACAGTCATCTGAATGTTGTCACCTGGCATTACCATTTCAACGCCTTCTGGCAGCTCGCAGTTACCAGTCACGTCAGTAGTACGGAAGTAGAACTGTGGACGGTAGCCTTTGAAGAACGGAGTATGACGACCGCCTTCTTCCTTGCTCAGAACATAAACTTCTGCGGTGAACTTGGTGTGCGGCTTAACCGAACCCGGCTTAACCAGAACCTGACCACGCTCAACGTCGTCACGCTTGGTGCCACGCAGCAGAACGCCGCAGTTCTCGCCAGCACGACCTTCGTCGAGCAGTTTGCGGAACATTTCAACGCCGGTGCAAGTGGTGACGGTAGTGTCACGCAGACCAACGATTTCCAGCGGATCCTGAACGCGAACGATACCGCGCTCGATACGACCAGTCACAACAGTACCGCGACCGGAGATCGAGAATACGTCTTCGATTGGCATCAGGAACGGCTTGTCGGTCAGACGAACTGGTTCTGGGATGTAGCTGTCCAGAGTTTCAACCAGTTTACGAACGGCAGTGGTGCCCATTTCGTTGTCGTCTTTGCCTTCCAGCGCCATACGAGCCGAACCGATGATGATTGGAGTGTCATCGCCCGGGAAGTCGTAGGTGGACAGCAGGTCGCGAACTTCCATCTCAACCAGTTCCAGCAGTTCAGCGTCGTCTACCAGGTCAGCCTTGTTCAGGAAAACCACGATGTACGGAACGCCTACCTGACGAGACAGCAGGATGTGCTCACGGGTTTGCGGCATCGGACCATCAGCGGCCGAGCAAACCAGGATAGCGCCGTCCATTTGAGCAGCACCGGTGATCATGTTCTTCACATAGTCAGCGTGACCTGGGCAGTCAACGTGAGCGTAGTGACGGATCTTCGAGTTGTACTCAACGTGCGCGGTGTTAATGGTGATACCGCGAGCTTTTTCTTCTGGCGCGCTGTCGATCTTATCGAAATCAACGATAGCCGAACCGAAAACCTCGGAGCAAACACGAGTCAGAGCAGCAGTCAGAGTGGTTTTACCGTGGTCAACGTGACCAATGGTACCAACGTTGACGTGCGGCAGAGAACGATCGAACTTTTCCTTAGCCATCGAAACAACCCTCAGCAGAAGAATTAAGCGAACAATATCAGCCATTAAAACAAAGGCAGATATTTTCATATCTGCCTTGTTATATGGAGCTCTTGAGCGGATTTGAACCGCTGACCTCACCCTTACCAAGGGTGTGCTCTACCAACTGAGCTACAAGAGCGTAACACTTTGCAGGACCTGCAAACTTGGAGCGGGTAGCGGGAATCGAACCCGCATCATCAGCTTGGAAGGCTGAGGTTCTACCACTAAACTATACCCGCGGAGCTTGCAGCTCTCGCTAAAAATGGTGGAGGGGGAAGGATTCGAACCTTCGAAGTCGTAGACGTCAGATTTACAGTCTGATCCCTTTGGCCGCTCGGGAACCCCTCCTAAGCGAGCCGGCATTCTACATCATGCCAGCCTTCTGTCAAGCATTTTTCTCATTAAAAACCTGAGCTTAGCTGCGTTGACACTGCTATCACACCGCTGACCGTTAAAGGTCTTCACTGCGAAGCGGGCGCCATTCTATTCAAACTATTCGGCAGGCGCAACCCCCTCGCACGGCATTATTTTATGTTTTAACTCATTGAATTCTTTAGAAAGGTTTTGCAGCTGCAAACCATCCAGCAAACGCTGGCTTTCGGGTAATACAAGCACCCAGTAACCGGACGACTCGACGGGATCTTTCTGCAAGGACTGAAACCTCACACCCATCTCACCAAGTCGCCGCCCAACCAACAACAGTGACTCCTGACGAGAAAAGCCACCCAAATAGAGACAGCTTCCGCTAGCCACTGTGGATTTTTCTTTGTCATGAGTCGCATCAGCTGCTTCGCTCAACAAGCGAATATCCTGCTGAGACCCTCGGTACAAACTCAAAGGCGTTACATCTTTTGCCCGCAGAGGGGCTTCTTGCTGATGCCAAATGTAATAGACGACGTTGAGAACAAGCAGCAACAGGAACAACCAACGCATAAAAACCTCAAGACAATGGACATGCCATCGCTAAACCTACAAAAATCAGGTCTGGAACCAGCCTGGCCTCGGGCACGATTCCGGCGACAAGAGCCGCATCTCCCCCGGTAAGGAACACCACAAAGTCCTCCCCCCAATAACTGCGCGCCATCTCCAGTTGAGTCAGGACAAACCCCCTCAGCATAAGAGAACAGCCTCGCTCAACCGCCTCCACTGTCGTGCGACCAGGAGCGAGACTCTCAAGGGCCCGCTCGGCAGCCAGATCCCCATACCTAATCTTGCGAGTATGGGTTCGTAGCTGATGACGCATCAAAGGCATCCCAGGGCAAATAAAACCACCAAGATGCTCTCCATCCCCAGCAACGAAGTCAGCAGTCACAGCCGTACCGAAATCAAGCACCAGGCACGCACCAGAAGCCAGATGAAACCCTCCAAGCATTGCCAGCCAGCGATCTAGCCCCAACCGCTCATACTCGTCATAGCCATTGCGCACCCCAGCCACTTGGCGAGCAGGCGAAGCACATACCACAGACACACCAAAAGCTTGCGTCAATAGATAGTTCAACGCACTGGTTTCTTCCGCCGTTCTAACACTCACCAACCGACAGTGCGTAAGGGCTAGCCCATCAAGATTGCGCAGCCCTTCCAGCAAAGCGTCATCTGAATCGACTACGCCCTCACTGAACACTCGACTGACACCTGCGCGAAGCACACGCCACTTTATAAAACTATTTCCACAGTCGAGCTCAAGAATCATCACGCAACCTCAAACTGAGCTCACCACCACTAAAGACTTTTTCAACGCCATTCACTTTCAAGCGCAAAGCCCCCTGACTGTCGATACCCAACACTTCCCCCTCTATCTGGCTCGTGCCGGCTATCAATGTGACTGGTCGCCCTTGCCATAGGTGATTTTGCTCCCACTCAGACTGAATAGAGGAGAACCCATCGCGCTGGTGCCGAGCCAAATACGCCTGGAGCTGCGAACACAACTCCGAAACCAGGTGATTACGATCAATCACCCTGCCCGACTCCAGGCGCATCGATGTCCACAACTGGTCAACCTCATCAGTGATCTGCATGTTGACGTTGATGCCAACACCTATCACTAAGTGACACACATCCGCGGGATCACCGACCAACTCAAGCAATATCCCGGCGATTTTTTTCTGATCAGCCAATAAATCGTTGGGCCATTTTAATCCAACGCCAGAAACACCGAGCGCACGCAAGGTGTGCATGACCGCGAGACCGACAACGAGGCTCAATCCCTCCAGTTGTCGCATTCCACCCTCTATGCGCAACACCAAACTGCAATAGATGTTTTCTGCGAAAGGACTGACCCATTTGCGCCCTCGCCGCCCACGCCCAGCGGTCTGGCGCTCGGCAAGCAATAACAATGGCGCGGCCCGACCACGCTCAATAGCTCGTAAAGCCTCAGCGTTGGTGGAGTCTATTGAATCGAAGACAAAAATGGGCCAGCCACAATCAGGTGCACGCTCTTTTATGGCTACAGGATCGAGCAGCGTCAACGGCGCAGCCAGCTGATATCCGCGGCCGCGCACTTTATGAATAGACAAGCCGAGCTCAGCTTCTAGATGCTGAAGCTGCTTCCACACAGCACTACGACTGATGCCCAACGCAACACCCAGAGCCTCACCCGAATGGAACCGGCCATCTTTAAGAAGCTTTAACAACGTCAGCATGTAAGTTTCGCCTCACAATGAGGCCCGCATGATAGCCATGCCGCGAGCCGCTGCATAGAAACCCGACAAGCCGGGTTTTCTGCAGGCAAAACAAAACCCCAACTGCTTTCGCAATTGGGGTTTCGGAATTTAATCTTGACGATGACCTACTCTCACATGGGGAAACCCCACACTACCATCGGCGATGCATCGTTTCACTGCTGAGTTCGGGATGGGATCAGGTGGTTCCAATGCTCTATGGTCGTCAAGAAATTCGGTAGCCAGGTCGTGCTCTCTTGCAAGATCACGCTCCAGCGAATGGGTATGTAATAGATTTGTGTGTTTCGAATTTTCGACAATGTATCGTCTTCACACACCGCAATCTGATGCTCTCTCGAGTAGTCAAATTGCTTGGGTGTTATATGGTCAAGCCTCACGGGCAATTAGTATTGGTTAGCTCAACGCCTCACAGCGCTTACACACCCAACCTATCAACGTCGTAGTCTTCGACGGCCCTTCAGGGGACTCAAGGTCCCAGTGAGATCTCATCTTGAGGCTAGTTTCCCGCTTAGATGCTTTCAGCGGTTATCTATTCCGAACATAGCTACCCGGCAATGCCACTGGCGTGACAACCGGAACACCAGAGGTTCGTCCACTCCGGTCCTCTCGTACTAGGAGCAGCCCCTCTCAAATCTCAAACGTCCACGGCAGATAGGGACCGAACTGTCTCACGACGTTCTAAACCCAGCTCGCGTACCACTTTAAATGGCGAACAGCCATACCCTTGGGACCGGCTTCAGCCCCAGGATGTGATGAGCCGACATCGAGGTGCCAAACACCGCCGTCGATATGAACTCTTGGGCGGTATCAGCCTGTTATCCCCGGAGTACCTTTTATCCGTTGAGCGATGGCCCTTCCATACAGAACCACCGGATCACTAAGACCTACTTTCGTACCTGCTCGACGTGTCTGTCTCGCAGTCAAGCGCGCTTTTGCCTTTATACTCTACGACCGATTTCCGACCGGTCTGAGCGCACCTTCGTACTCCTCCGTTACTCTTTAGGAGGAGACCGCCCCAGTCAAACTACCCACCATACACTGTCCTCGATCCGGATAACGGACCTGAGTTAGAACCTCAAAGTTGCCAGGGTGGTATTTCAAGGTTGGCTCCACGCGAACTGGCGTCCACGCTTCAAAGCCTCCCACCTATCCTACACAAGCAAATTCAAAGTCCAGTGCAAAGCTATAGTAAAGGTTCACGGGGTCTTTCCGTCTAGCCGCGGATACACTGCATCTTCACAGCGATTTCAATTTCACTGAGTCTCGGGTGGAGACAGCGCCGCCATCGTTACGCCATTCGTGCAGGTCGGAACTTACCCGACAAGGAATTTCGCTACCTTAGGACCGTTATAGTTACGGCCGCCGTTTACCGGGGCTTCGATCAAGAGCTTCGCGTTAGCTAACCCCATCAATTAACCTTCCGGCACCGGGCAGGCGTCACACCCTATACGTCCACTTTCGTGTTTGCAGAGTGCTGTGTTTTTAATAAACAGTCGCAGCGGCCTGGTATCTTCGACCGGCATGGGCTTACGCAGTAAATGCTTCACCCTCACCGGCGCACCTTCTCCCGAAGTTACGGTGCCATTTTGCCTAGTTCCTTCACCCGAGTTCTCTCAAGCGCCTTGGTATTCTCTACCCAACCACCTGTGTCGGTTTGGGGTACGGTTCCTGGTTACCTGAAGCTTAGAAGCTTTTCTTGGAAGCATGGCATCAACCACTTCGTGTACTAAAAGTACACTCGTCATCAGCTCTCGGCCTTAGAATCCCGGATTTACCTAAGATTCCAGCCTACCACCTTAAACTTGGACAACCAACGCCAAGCTGGCCTAGCCTTCTCCGTCCCTCCATCGCAATAACCAGAAGTACAGGAATATTAACCTGTTTTCCATCGACTACGCTTTTCAGCCTCGCCTTAGGGACCGACTAACCCTGCGTCGATTAACGTTGCGCAGGAAACCTTGGTCTTTCGGCGTGGGTGTTTTTCACACCCATTGTCGTTACTCATGTCAGCATTCGCACTTCTGATACCTCCAGCAAGCTTCTCAACTCACCTTCACAGGCTTACAGAACGCTCCTCTACCGCATCACCTAAGTGATACCCGTAGCTTCGGTGTATGGTTTGAGCCCCGTTACATCTTCCGCGCAGGCCGACTCGACTAGTGAGCTATTACGCTTTCTTTAAAGGGTGGCTGCTTCTAAGCCAACCTCCTAGCTGTCTAAGCCTTCCCACATCGTTTCCCACTTAACCATAACTTTGGGACCTTAGCTGACGGTCTGGGTTGTTTCCCTTTTCACGACGGACGTTAGCACCCGCCGTGTGTCTCCCATGCTCGGCACTTGTAGGTATTCGGAGTTTGCATCGGTTTGGTAAGTCGGGATGACCCCCTAGCCGAAACAGTGCTCTACCCCCTACAGTGATACATGAGGCGCTACCTAAATAGCTTTCGAGGAGAACCAGCTATCTCCGAGCTTGATTAGCCTTTCACTCCGATCCACAGGTCATCCGCTAACTTTTCAACGGTAGTCGGTTCGGTCCTCCAGTTAGTGTTACCCAACCTTCAACCTGCCCATGGATAGATCGCCCGGTTTCGGGTCTATTCCCAGCGACTAGACGCCCTATTAAGACTCGCTTTCGCTACGCCTCCCCTATTCGGTTAAGCTCGCCACTGAAAATAAGTCGCTGACCCATTATACAAAAGGTACGCAGTCACCCAACAAAGTGGGCTCCCACTGCTTGTACGCATACGGTTTCAGGATCTATTTCACTCCCCTCTCCGGGGTTCTTTTCGCCTTTCCCTCACGGTACTAGTTCACTATCGGTCAGTCAGTAGTATTTAGCCTTGGAGGATGGTCCCCCCATATTCAGACAAAGTTTCTCGTGCTCCGTCCTACTCGATTTCATGACCAAGAGATTTTCGCGTACAGGGCTATCACCCACTATGGCCGCACTTTCCAGAGCGTTCCGCTAATCTCAAAGCCACTTAAGGGCTAGTCCCCGTTCGCTCGCCACTACTAAGGGAATCTCGGTTGATTTCTTTTCCTCAGGGTACTTAGATGTTTCAGTTCCCCTGGTTCGCCTCTTGCACCTATGTATTCAGTACAAGATAACCATCTTATGATGGCTGGGTTCCCCCATTCAGACATCTCCGGATCAAAGTCTGTTTGCCGACTCCCCGAAGCTTTTCGCAGGCTACCACGTCTTTCATCGCCTCTGACTGCCAAGGCATCCACCGTATGCGCTTCTTCACTTGACCATATAACCCCAAGCAATCTGGTTATACTGTGAAGACGACATTCGCCGAAAATTCGATAATACTCAATTAAGAGCAACTCACAAATTTTACCTTAGCCTGATCCGTTACCAGTGAAAGTAACGTTCAGTCTATCTTTCTATCACATACCCAAATTTTTAAAGAACGAACTAGTCAAAGACTAGAAATCAACATTCACCATCTCTCGATGGAATGCTCATTTCTAAGCTTTCAAACTTCAGAAGCAGTAGTGGTGGAGCCAAACGGGATCGAACCGTTGACCTCCTGCGTGCAAGGCAGGCGCTCTCCCAGCTGAGCTATGGCCCCGTATTTCTACAGGCGTTTCCCACACAAAATTGGTGGGTCTGGGCAGATTCGAACTGCCGACCTCACCCTTATCAGGGGTGCGCTCTAACCAACTGAGCTACAGACCCAATTTCGGGCTGCTTCTTTCGTCTTCTTCAATGAATCAAGCAATTCGTGTGGGAACTTATGGAGCAGCTGATGTCGTCGATTAAGGAGGTGATCCAGCCGCAGGTTCCCCTACGGCTACCTTGTTACGACTTCACCCCAGTCATGAATCACACCGTGGTAACCGTCCTCCCGAAGGTTAGACTAGCTACTTCTGGTGCAACCCACTCCCATGGTGTGACGGGCGGTGTGTACAAGGCCCGGGAACGTATTCACCGCGACATTCTGATTCGCGATTACTAGCGATTCCGACTTCACGCAGTCGAGTTGCAGACTGCGATCCGGACTACGATCGGTTTTCTGGGATTAGCTCCACCTCGCGGCTTGGCAACCCTCTGTACCGACCATTGTAGCACGTGTGTAGCCCAGGCCGTAAGGGCCATGATGACTTGACGTCATCCCCACCTTCCTCCGGTTTGTCACCGGCAGTCTCCTTAGAGTGCCCACCATAACGTGCTGGTAACTAAGGACAAGGGTTGCGCTCGTTACGGGACTTAACCCAACATCTCACGACACGAGCTGACGACAGCCATGCAGCACCTGTCTCAATGTTCCCGAAGGCACCGATCCATCTCTGGAAAGTTCATTGGATGTCAAGGCCTGGTAAGGTTCTTCGCGTTGCTTCGAATTAAACCACATGCTCCACCGCTTGTGCGGGCCCCCGTCAATTCATTTGAGTTTTAACCTTGCGGCCGTACTCCCCAGGCGGTCAACTTAATGCGTTAGCTGCGCCACTAAGAGCTCAAGGCTCCCAACGGCTAGTTGACATCGTTTACGGCGTGGACTACCAGGGTATCTAATCCTGTTTGCTCCCCACGCTTTCGCACCTCAGTGTCAGTATCAGTCCAGGTGGTCGCCTTCGCCACTGGTGTTCCTTCCTATATCTACGCATTTCACCGCTACACAGGAAATTCCACCACCCTCTACCATACTCTAGCTCGACAGTTTTGAATGCAGTTCCCAGGTTGAGCCCGGGGATTTCACATCCAACTTAACGAACCACCTACGCGCGCTTTACGCCCAGTAATTCCGATTAACGCTTGCACCCTCTGTATTACCGCGGCTGCTGGCACAGAGTTAGCCGGTGCTTATTCTGTCGGTAACGTCAAAATTGCAACGTATTAGGTTACAACCCTTCCTCCCAACTTAAAGTGCTTTACAATCCGAAGACCTTCTTCACACACGCGGCATGGCTGGATCAGGCTTTCGCCCATTGTCCAATATTCCCCACTGCTGCCTCCCGTAGGAGTCTGGACCGTGTCTCAGTTCCAGTGTGACTGATCATCCTCTCAGACCAGTTACGGATCGTCGCCTTGGTGAGCCATTACCTCACCAACTAGCTAATCCGACCTAGGCTCATCTGATAGCGCAAGGCCCGAAGGTCCCCTGCTTTCTCCCGTAGGACGTATGCGGTATTAGCGTCCGTTTCCGAACGTTATCCCCCACTACCAGGCAGATTCCTAGGCATTACTCACCCGTCCGCCGCTCTCAAGAGAAGCAAGCTTCTCTCTACCGCTCGACTTGCATGTGTTAGGCCTGCCGCCAGCGTTCAATCTGAGCCATGATCAAACTCTTCAGTTCAAACATCTTTGGGTTTTTAAGAAACCCTAAACTTGGCTCAGCAATCGTTGGTTACATCTTTGATTTCTCGCGGAGTAACTTGTGATGCTGATAATCTTGTTGACTATCAGTCTGACTCCACAAGCACCCACACGAATTGCTTGATTCAGTTGTTAAAGAGCGGTTGGTTAAGATCTTTCGTCTCAACCGAGGCGCGCATTCTACAGCAGCCTCTGTTGCTGTCAAGTGGTTATTTTCAGAAGTTTTCAAAGTTTCCTTTGTAACTTCAACCACTTGCGCTTCCGATCACTCGGTAGCGGGAGGCGAATTCTACAGCGTTACACGCTGCTGTCAACACCTCTTTTTCAACTCCTTTCGGACTTCGATGAACTGAAGCCACTCACTGCCGAAAACTGCGTAACTCTTTGTTTACCAAGGAGTTTTCCGTTTCGACTGCGCCGGAAGTGGGGCGAATTATAGACATCCTGAATCTGCCGTCAAGCACTGATTTCGGCTTTATTCGGATTTGAGCGTAATACGCGCAAATGCCTTCTTGCCGGCCTGACAAACGTGCGTCGCGCCCAGTACGTATATAAAGGTGCGATCGACCACCTCACCATCAATACGCACACCGCCGGAACCCAGCAGGTCACGCGCCACTGCCGAGTTCTTCACCAGCCCGGCCTTATTAAGGACAGCCGCAATCGGCATATCTTCGGCAGCAGTCAGCTCGATCTCTGGCAGATCGTCCGGGAGCTCGCCCTCTTTCATACGATTGCCTGCCGCACGATGAGCATTGGCCGCAGCCTCTTCACCATGGAACCGCGCAACGATTTCTTCGGCCAGCTTGATCTTGATGTCGCGCGGGTTAGCGCCAGCCTCGACATCAGCACGGAATGCATTGATCTCATCCATGGAGCGGAAGCTGAGCAATTCGAAATAGCGCCACATCAACACATCCGGTATGGAAACCAGCTTGCTGTACATGACACCCGGCGCTTCCTGAATACCGACGTAGTTGCCCAAGGACTTGGACATCTTCTTCACGCCATCCAACCCCTCGAGCAACGGCATCGTCAGAATGCACTGAGGATCTTGACCATAACCACGCTGCAGCTCACGCCCCATCAACAGGTTGAACTTCTGATCAGTGCCGCCCAGCTCAATATCCGCGCGCAAAGCGACCGAGTCATAACCCTGAACCAGCGGATAAAGGAACTCGTGAATGGCGATTGGCTGATTAGTTGTGTAGCGCTTATCGAAATCGTCGCGCTCGAGCATGCGGGCAACGGTGTACTGCGACGTCAGGCGAATGAAGTCCGCCGGCCCCATCTGGTCCATCCAGGTGGAGTTGAACGCAACTTCGGTCTTCGCCGGATCAAGAATCTTGAAGACCTGAGTCTTGTAGGTCTCGGCATTCTCGAGAACCTGCTCACGGGTGAGCGGTGGACGCGTCGCGCTCTTGCCGCTCGGATCACCGATCATCCCGGTGAAATCACCTATAAGGAAGATCACCTGATGCCCCAGTTCCTGGAACTGGCGCAGCTTATTAATAAGCACGGTATGACCCAGGTGCAAATCCGGTGCAGTCGGATCGAAGCCTGCCTTAATACGTAGCGGCTGGCCACGCTTGAGCTTTTCGATCAGCTCGGACTCGACCAACAGTTCTTCTGCACCACGTTTAATCAGCGCTAGCTGCTCTTCAACCGACTTCATAACAGACCCGCAAGGCTCGAATTCAAAGGGGACCAACCATACAAGATCACGCGTCAAATACAAAGTTTGGCCGGCGCAATGACGCCAATCCGCTGGCAGAGTGTCCGCGGACTTGCTTCAGAGATGATTTGGTTATATTTTATACAGTTATTTCATCTTCATCATGTCATTCATCTTTTCCAATTCATCTTTTTCAAAGTCAAAATTACTTATGACCCAAGAATCGTCTAAAGCGCCGCCGCTTTACCCGAAGACCCACCTGCTCGCAGCAAGCGGCATCGCCGCTCTCCTGAGCCTGGCGCTTCTGGTATTTCCTTCCAGTGATGTTGAAGCAAAAAAGACCACTCTGAGTCTCGAACTGGAAAGCCCTGCTGAACAACTGTCACAAGATCAAGACGCTGCTGACGCCGCTCAAGCCACAAATGAGCCAGTAACCTCCCCTTTTGCGCAGATCGATAACAGCGCCGAAGAACCACAGGAAACCGCGCAGGCGGTGCCTGCGGTCGAAGAAAAGAAGTCTGCGAACCACAGGGAAGTGATTGTCTCCAAAGGCGATACGCTCTCCACCCTGTTTGAGAAAGTCGGCCTCCCAGCCACCTCGGTGCATGATGTCCTGGCCAGCGACAAACAAGCCAAGCAATTCAGCCAACTCAAACACGGCCAGAAGCTCGAGTTCGAACTG
It encodes the following:
- the secE gene encoding preprotein translocase subunit SecE, which codes for MTPKAEAQGSRFDLLKWLVVVALVVVGVVGNQYYSASPILYRVLALLVIAAVAAFVGLQTVKGKSFFVLVKEARTEIRKVVWPTRQETTQTTLIVVAVVLVMALLLWGLDSLLGWLVSLIVG
- the birA gene encoding bifunctional biotin--[acetyl-CoA-carboxylase] ligase/biotin operon repressor BirA; its protein translation is MLTLLKLLKDGRFHSGEALGVALGISRSAVWKQLQHLEAELGLSIHKVRGRGYQLAAPLTLLDPVAIKERAPDCGWPIFVFDSIDSTNAEALRAIERGRAAPLLLLAERQTAGRGRRGRKWVSPFAENIYCSLVLRIEGGMRQLEGLSLVVGLAVMHTLRALGVSGVGLKWPNDLLADQKKIAGILLELVGDPADVCHLVIGVGINVNMQITDEVDQLWTSMRLESGRVIDRNHLVSELCSQLQAYLARHQRDGFSSIQSEWEQNHLWQGRPVTLIAGTSQIEGEVLGIDSQGALRLKVNGVEKVFSGGELSLRLRDDS
- the tuf gene encoding elongation factor Tu yields the protein MAKEKFDRSLPHVNVGTIGHVDHGKTTLTAALTRVCSEVFGSAIVDFDKIDSAPEEKARGITINTAHVEYNSKIRHYAHVDCPGHADYVKNMITGAAQMDGAILVCSAADGPMPQTREHILLSRQVGVPYIVVFLNKADLVDDAELLELVEMEVRDLLSTYDFPGDDTPIIIGSARMALEGKDDNEMGTTAVRKLVETLDSYIPEPVRLTDKPFLMPIEDVFSISGRGTVVTGRIERGIVRVQDPLEIVGLRDTTVTTCTGVEMFRKLLDEGRAGENCGVLLRGTKRDDVERGQVLVKPGSVKPHTKFTAEVYVLSKEEGGRHTPFFKGYRPQFYFRTTDVTGNCELPEGVEMVMPGDNIQMTVTLIKTIAMEDGLRFAIREGGRTVGAGVVAKIIE
- a CDS encoding pantothenate kinase, which codes for MILELDCGNSFIKWRVLRAGVSRVFSEGVVDSDDALLEGLRNLDGLALTHCRLVSVRTAEETSALNYLLTQAFGVSVVCASPARQVAGVRNGYDEYERLGLDRWLAMLGGFHLASGACLVLDFGTAVTADFVAGDGEHLGGFICPGMPLMRHQLRTHTRKIRYGDLAAERALESLAPGRTTVEAVERGCSLMLRGFVLTQLEMARSYWGEDFVVFLTGGDAALVAGIVPEARLVPDLIFVGLAMACPLS
- the tyrS gene encoding tyrosine--tRNA ligase — translated: MKSVEEQLALIKRGAEELLVESELIEKLKRGQPLRIKAGFDPTAPDLHLGHTVLINKLRQFQELGHQVIFLIGDFTGMIGDPSGKSATRPPLTREQVLENAETYKTQVFKILDPAKTEVAFNSTWMDQMGPADFIRLTSQYTVARMLERDDFDKRYTTNQPIAIHEFLYPLVQGYDSVALRADIELGGTDQKFNLLMGRELQRGYGQDPQCILTMPLLEGLDGVKKMSKSLGNYVGIQEAPGVMYSKLVSIPDVLMWRYFELLSFRSMDEINAFRADVEAGANPRDIKIKLAEEIVARFHGEEAAANAHRAAGNRMKEGELPDDLPEIELTAAEDMPIAAVLNKAGLVKNSAVARDLLGSGGVRIDGEVVDRTFIYVLGATHVCQAGKKAFARITLKSE
- the nusG gene encoding transcription termination/antitermination protein NusG, coding for MAKRWYVVHAYSGYEKHVMRSLVERVKLAGMEDGFGEILVPTEEVVEMRNGQKRKSERKFFPGYVLVQMDMNEGTWHLVKDTPRVMGFIGGTADKPAPITDKEAEAILRRVADGSDKPKPKTLFEPGESVRVNDGPFADFTGTVEEVNYEKSRIQVAVLIFGRSTPVELEFSQVEKV